From Pan troglodytes isolate AG18354 chromosome 11, NHGRI_mPanTro3-v2.0_pri, whole genome shotgun sequence, the proteins below share one genomic window:
- the CIZ1 gene encoding cip1-interacting zinc finger protein isoform X1 has product MYIRQLRAPSHRSPARGPRIAGPRRPQGGGLGTGRKSPSMPRGMADPSGRQTDLGLRASPSRCGGRGTEATMFSQQQQQQLQQQQQQLQQLQQQQLQQQQLQQQQLLQLQQLLQQSPPQAPLPMAVSRGLPPQQPQQPLLNLQGTNSASLLNGSMLQRALLLQQLQGLDQFAMPPATYDTAGLTMPTATLGNLRGYGMASPGLAAPSLTAPSLTPPQLATPNLQQFFPQATRQSLLGPPPVGVPMNPSQFNLSGRNPQKQARTSSSTTPNRKTMPVEDKSDPPEGSEEAAEPRMDTPEDQDLPPCPEDIAKEKRTPAPEPEPCEASELPAKRLRSSEEPTEKEPPGQLQVKAQPQARMTVPKQTQTPDLLPEALEAQVLPRFQPRVLQVQAQVQSQAQPRIPPTDTQVQPKLQKQAQTQTSPEHLVLQQKQVQPQLQQEAEPQKQVQPQVQPQAHSQGPRQVQLQQEAEPLKQVQPQVQPQAHSQPPRQLQLQLQKQVQTQTYPQVHTQAQPSVQPQEHPPAQVSVQPPEQTHEQPHTQPQVSLLAPEQTPVVVPVCGLEMPPDAVEAGGGMEKTLPEPVGTQVSMEEIQNESACGLDVGECENRAREMPGVWGAGGSLKVTILQSSDSRAFSTVPLTPVPRPSDSVSSTPAATSTPSKQALQFFCYICKASCSSQQEFQDHMSEPQHQQRLGEIQHMSQACLLSLLPVPRDVLETEDEEPPPRRWCNTCQLYYMGDLIQHRRTQDHKIAKQSLRPFCTVCNRYFKTPRKFVEHVKSQGHKDKAKELKSLEKEIAGQDEDHFITVDAVGCFEGDEEEEEDDEDEEEIEVRSRDISREEWKGSETYSPNTAYGVDFLVPVMGYICRICHKFYHSNSGAQLSHCKSLGHFENLQKYKAAKNPSPTTRPVSRRCAINARNALTALFTSSGRPPSQPNTQDKTPSKVTARPSQPPLPRRSTRLKT; this is encoded by the exons ATGTACATCCGCCAACTGCGCGCCCCCTCCCACCGCAGCCCCGCGCGGGGCCCCAGGATCGCAGGACCGCGGCGGCCGCAGGGAGGTGGGTTGGGAACAGGAAGGAAGTCCCCCTCGATGCCCCGCGGGATGGCTGACCCTTCCGGGCGGCAGACGGACCTTGGTCTCCGAGCCTCCCCTTCGCGATGCGGAGGACGCGGGACAGAGG CCACCATGttcagccagcagcagcagcagcagctccagcaacagcagcagcagctccagcagttacagcagcagcagctccagcAGCAGCAATTGCAGCAGCAGCAGTTACTGCAGCTCCAGCAGCTGCTCCAGCAATCCCCACCACAGGCCCCGTTGCCCATGGCTGTCAGCCG GGGGCTCCCCCCGCAGCAGCCACAGCAGCCGCTTCTGAATCTCCAGGGCAccaactcagcctccctcctCAACGGCTCCATGCTGCAGAGAGCTTTGCTTTTACAGCAGTTGCAAG GACTGGACCAGTTTGCAATGCCACCAGCCACGTATGACACTGCCGGTCTCACCATGCCCACAGCAACACTGG GTAACCTCCGAGGCTACGGCATGGCATCCCCAGGCCTCGCAGCCCCCAGCCTGACAGCCCCCAGCCTCACACCCCCACAACTGGCCACTCCAAATTTGCAACAGTTCTTTCCCCAGGCCACTCGCCAGTCCTTGCTGGGACCTCCTCCTGTTGGGGTCCCCATGAACCCTTCCCAGTTCAACCTTTCAGGACGGAACCCCCAGAAACAGGCCCGGACCTCCTCCTCTACCACCCCCAATCGAAAG ACAATGCCTGTGGAAGACAAGTCAGACCCCCCAGAGGGGTCTGAGGAAGCCGCAGAGCCCCGGATGGACACACCAGAag ACCAAGATTTACCGCCCTGCCCAGAGGACATCGCCAAGGAAAAACGCACTCCAGCACCTGAGCCTGAGCCTTGTGAGGCGTCCGAGCTGCCAGCAAAGAGATTGAGGAG CTCAGAAGAGCCCACAGAGAAGGAACCTCCAGGGCAGTTACAGGTGAAGGCCCAGCCGCAGGCCCGGATGACAGTACCGAAACAGACACAGACACCAGACCTGCTGCCTGAGGCCCTGGAAGCCCAAGTGCTGCCACGATTCCAGCCACGGGTCCTGCAGGTCCAGGCCCAGGTGCAGTCACAGGCTCAGCCGCGGATACCACCCACAGACACCCAGGTGCAGCCAAAGCTGCAGAAGCAGGCGCAAACACAGACCTCTCCAGAGCACTTAGTGCTGCAACAGAAGCAGGTGCAGCCACAGCTgcagcaggaggcagagccaCAGAAGCAGGTGCAGCCACAGGTACAGCCACAGGCACATTCACAGGGCCCAAGGCAGGTGCAGCTGCAGCAGGAGGCAGAGCCGCTGAAGCAGGTGCAGCCACAGGTGCAGCCCCAGGCACATTCACAGCCCCcaaggcagctgcagctgcagctgcagaagCAGGTCCAGACACAGACATATCCACAGGTCCACACACAGGCACAGCCAAGCGTCCAGCCACAGGAGCATCCTCCAGCGCAGGTGTCAGTACAGCCACCAGAGCAGACCCATGAGCAGCCTCACACCCAGCCACAGGTGTCGTTGTTGGCTCCAGAGCAAACACCAGTTGTGGTTCCTGTCTGCGGGCTGGAGATGCCACCTGATGCAGTAGAAGCTGGTGGAG GCATGGAAAAGACCTTGCCGGAGCCTGTGGGCACCCAAGTCAGCATGGAAGAGATTCAGAATGAGTCGGCCTGTGGCCTAGATGTGGGAGAATGTGAAAACAGAGCGAGAGAGATGCCAGGG GTATGGGGCGCCGGGGGCTCCCTGAAGGTCACCATTCTGCAGAGCAGTGACAGCCGGGCCTTTAGCACTGTACCCCTGACACCTGTCCCCCGCCCCAGTGACTCCGTCTCCTCCACCCCTGCGGCTACCAGCACTCCCTCTAAGCAGGCCCTCCAGTTCTTCTGCTACATCTGCAAGGCCAGCTGCTCCAGCCAGCAG GAGTTCCAGGACCACATGTCGGAGCCTCAGCACCAGCAGCGGCTAGGGGAGATCCAGCACATGAGCCAAGcctgcctcctgtccctgctGCCCGTGCCCCGGGACGTCCTGGAGACAGAGGATGA GGAGCCTCCACCAAGGCGCTGGTGCAACACCTGCCAGCTCTACTACATGGGGGACCTGATCCAACACCGCAGGACACAGGACCACAAG ATTGCCAAACAATCCTTGCGACCCTTCTGCACCGTTTGCAACCGCTACTTCAAAACCCCTCGCAAGTTTGTGGAGCACGTGAAGTCCCAGGGGCATAAGGACAAAGCCAAGGAG CTGAAGTCGCTTGAGAAAGAGATTGCTGGCCAAGATGAGGACCACTTCATTACAGTGGACGCTGTGGGTTGCTTCGAGGgtgatgaagaagaggaagaggatgatgaggatgaagaagaGATCGAG GTGAGGTCCAGAGATATATCCAGAGAGGAGTGGAAGGGCTCGGAGACCTACAGCCCCAATACTGCATATG GTGTGGACTTCCTGGTGCCCGTGATGGGCTATATCTGCCGCATCTGCCACAAGTTCTATCACAGCAACTCAGGGGCACAGCTCTCCCACTGCAAGTCCCTGGGCCACTTTGAGAACCTGCAG AAATACAAGGCGGCCAAGAACCCCAGCCCCACCACCCGACCTGTGAGCCGCCGGTGCGCAATCAACGCCCGGAACGCTTTGACAGCCCTGTTCACCTCCAGCGGCCGCCCACCCTCCCAGCCCAACACCCAGGACAAAACACCCAGCAAGGTGACGGCTCGACCCTCCCAGCCCCCACTACCTCGGCGCTCAACCCGCCTCAAAACCTGA
- the CIZ1 gene encoding cip1-interacting zinc finger protein isoform X8, which translates to MYIRQLRAPSHRSPARGPRIAGPRRPQGGGLGTGRKSPSMPRGMADPSGRQTDLGLRASPSRCGGRGTEATMFSQQQQQQLQQQQQQLQQLQQQQLQQQQLQQQQLLQLQQLLQQSPPQAPLPMAVSRGLPPQQPQQPLLNLQGTNSASLLNGSMLQRALLLQQLQGLDQFAMPPATYDTAGLTMPTATLGNLRGYGMASPGLAAPSLTAPSLTPPQLATPNLQQFFPQATRQSLLGPPPVGVPMNPSQFNLSGRNPQKQARTSSSTTPNRKDSSSQTMPVEDKSDPPEGSEEAAEPRMDTPEDQDLPPCPEDIAKEKRTPAPEPEPCEASELPAKRLRSSEEPTEKEPPGQLQVKAQPQARMTVPKQTQTPDLLPEALEAQVLPRFQPRVLQVQAQVQSQAQPRIPPTDTQVQPKLQKQAQTQTSPEHLVLQQKQVQPQLQQEAEPQKQVQPQVQPQAHSQGPRQVQLQQEAEPLKQVQPQVQPQAHSQPPRQLQLQLQKQVQTQTYPQVHTQAQPSVQPQEHPPAQVSVQPPEQTHEQPHTQPQVSLLAPEQTPVVVPVCGLEMPPDAVEAGGGMEKTLPEPVGTQVSMEEIQNESACGLDVGECENRAREMPGVWGAGGSLKVTILQSSDSRAFSTVPLTPVPRPSDSVSSTPAATSTPSKQALQFFCYICKASCSSQQEFQDHMSEPQHQQRLGEIQHMSQACLLSLLPVPRDVLETEDEEPPPRRWCNTCQLYYMGDLIQHRRTQDHKIAKQSLRPFCTVCNRYFKTPRKFVEHVKSQGHKDKAKELKSLEKEIAGQDEDHFITVDAVGCFEGDEEEEEDDEDEEEIEVRSRDISREEWKGSETYSPNTAYGVDFLVPVMGYICRICHKFYHSNSGAQLSHCKSLGHFENLQKYKAAKNPSPTTRPVSRRCAINARNALTALFTSSGRPPSQPNTQDKTPSKVTARPSQPPLPRRSTRLKT; encoded by the exons ATGTACATCCGCCAACTGCGCGCCCCCTCCCACCGCAGCCCCGCGCGGGGCCCCAGGATCGCAGGACCGCGGCGGCCGCAGGGAGGTGGGTTGGGAACAGGAAGGAAGTCCCCCTCGATGCCCCGCGGGATGGCTGACCCTTCCGGGCGGCAGACGGACCTTGGTCTCCGAGCCTCCCCTTCGCGATGCGGAGGACGCGGGACAGAGG CCACCATGttcagccagcagcagcagcagcagctccagcaacagcagcagcagctccagcagttacagcagcagcagctccagcAGCAGCAATTGCAGCAGCAGCAGTTACTGCAGCTCCAGCAGCTGCTCCAGCAATCCCCACCACAGGCCCCGTTGCCCATGGCTGTCAGCCG GGGGCTCCCCCCGCAGCAGCCACAGCAGCCGCTTCTGAATCTCCAGGGCAccaactcagcctccctcctCAACGGCTCCATGCTGCAGAGAGCTTTGCTTTTACAGCAGTTGCAAG GACTGGACCAGTTTGCAATGCCACCAGCCACGTATGACACTGCCGGTCTCACCATGCCCACAGCAACACTGG GTAACCTCCGAGGCTACGGCATGGCATCCCCAGGCCTCGCAGCCCCCAGCCTGACAGCCCCCAGCCTCACACCCCCACAACTGGCCACTCCAAATTTGCAACAGTTCTTTCCCCAGGCCACTCGCCAGTCCTTGCTGGGACCTCCTCCTGTTGGGGTCCCCATGAACCCTTCCCAGTTCAACCTTTCAGGACGGAACCCCCAGAAACAGGCCCGGACCTCCTCCTCTACCACCCCCAATCGAAAG GATTCTTCTTCTCAGACAATGCCTGTGGAAGACAAGTCAGACCCCCCAGAGGGGTCTGAGGAAGCCGCAGAGCCCCGGATGGACACACCAGAag ACCAAGATTTACCGCCCTGCCCAGAGGACATCGCCAAGGAAAAACGCACTCCAGCACCTGAGCCTGAGCCTTGTGAGGCGTCCGAGCTGCCAGCAAAGAGATTGAGGAG CTCAGAAGAGCCCACAGAGAAGGAACCTCCAGGGCAGTTACAGGTGAAGGCCCAGCCGCAGGCCCGGATGACAGTACCGAAACAGACACAGACACCAGACCTGCTGCCTGAGGCCCTGGAAGCCCAAGTGCTGCCACGATTCCAGCCACGGGTCCTGCAGGTCCAGGCCCAGGTGCAGTCACAGGCTCAGCCGCGGATACCACCCACAGACACCCAGGTGCAGCCAAAGCTGCAGAAGCAGGCGCAAACACAGACCTCTCCAGAGCACTTAGTGCTGCAACAGAAGCAGGTGCAGCCACAGCTgcagcaggaggcagagccaCAGAAGCAGGTGCAGCCACAGGTACAGCCACAGGCACATTCACAGGGCCCAAGGCAGGTGCAGCTGCAGCAGGAGGCAGAGCCGCTGAAGCAGGTGCAGCCACAGGTGCAGCCCCAGGCACATTCACAGCCCCcaaggcagctgcagctgcagctgcagaagCAGGTCCAGACACAGACATATCCACAGGTCCACACACAGGCACAGCCAAGCGTCCAGCCACAGGAGCATCCTCCAGCGCAGGTGTCAGTACAGCCACCAGAGCAGACCCATGAGCAGCCTCACACCCAGCCACAGGTGTCGTTGTTGGCTCCAGAGCAAACACCAGTTGTGGTTCCTGTCTGCGGGCTGGAGATGCCACCTGATGCAGTAGAAGCTGGTGGAG GCATGGAAAAGACCTTGCCGGAGCCTGTGGGCACCCAAGTCAGCATGGAAGAGATTCAGAATGAGTCGGCCTGTGGCCTAGATGTGGGAGAATGTGAAAACAGAGCGAGAGAGATGCCAGGG GTATGGGGCGCCGGGGGCTCCCTGAAGGTCACCATTCTGCAGAGCAGTGACAGCCGGGCCTTTAGCACTGTACCCCTGACACCTGTCCCCCGCCCCAGTGACTCCGTCTCCTCCACCCCTGCGGCTACCAGCACTCCCTCTAAGCAGGCCCTCCAGTTCTTCTGCTACATCTGCAAGGCCAGCTGCTCCAGCCAGCAG GAGTTCCAGGACCACATGTCGGAGCCTCAGCACCAGCAGCGGCTAGGGGAGATCCAGCACATGAGCCAAGcctgcctcctgtccctgctGCCCGTGCCCCGGGACGTCCTGGAGACAGAGGATGA GGAGCCTCCACCAAGGCGCTGGTGCAACACCTGCCAGCTCTACTACATGGGGGACCTGATCCAACACCGCAGGACACAGGACCACAAG ATTGCCAAACAATCCTTGCGACCCTTCTGCACCGTTTGCAACCGCTACTTCAAAACCCCTCGCAAGTTTGTGGAGCACGTGAAGTCCCAGGGGCATAAGGACAAAGCCAAGGAG CTGAAGTCGCTTGAGAAAGAGATTGCTGGCCAAGATGAGGACCACTTCATTACAGTGGACGCTGTGGGTTGCTTCGAGGgtgatgaagaagaggaagaggatgatgaggatgaagaagaGATCGAG GTGAGGTCCAGAGATATATCCAGAGAGGAGTGGAAGGGCTCGGAGACCTACAGCCCCAATACTGCATATG GTGTGGACTTCCTGGTGCCCGTGATGGGCTATATCTGCCGCATCTGCCACAAGTTCTATCACAGCAACTCAGGGGCACAGCTCTCCCACTGCAAGTCCCTGGGCCACTTTGAGAACCTGCAG AAATACAAGGCGGCCAAGAACCCCAGCCCCACCACCCGACCTGTGAGCCGCCGGTGCGCAATCAACGCCCGGAACGCTTTGACAGCCCTGTTCACCTCCAGCGGCCGCCCACCCTCCCAGCCCAACACCCAGGACAAAACACCCAGCAAGGTGACGGCTCGACCCTCCCAGCCCCCACTACCTCGGCGCTCAACCCGCCTCAAAACCTGA
- the CIZ1 gene encoding cip1-interacting zinc finger protein isoform X21 — MYIRQLRAPSHRSPARGPRIAGPRRPQGATMFSQQQQQQLQQQQQQLQQLQQQQLQQQQLQQQQLLQLQQLLQQSPPQAPLPMAVSRGLPPQQPQQPLLNLQGTNSASLLNGSMLQRALLLQQLQGLDQFAMPPATYDTAGLTMPTATLGNLRGYGMASPGLAAPSLTAPSLTPPQLATPNLQQFFPQATRQSLLGPPPVGVPMNPSQFNLSGRNPQKQARTSSSTTPNRKTMPVEDKSDPPEGSEEAAEPRMDTPEDQDLPPCPEDIAKEKRTPAPEPEPCEASELPAKRLRSSEEPTEKEPPGQLQVKAQPQARMTVPKQTQTPDLLPEALEAQVLPRFQPRVLQVQAQVQSQAQPRIPPTDTQVQPKLQKQAQTQTSPEHLVLQQKQVQPQLQQEAEPQKQVQPQVHTQAQPSVQPQEHPPAQVSVQPPEQTHEQPHTQPQVSLLAPEQTPVVVPVCGLEMPPDAVEAGGGMEKTLPEPVGTQVSMEEIQNESACGLDVGECENRAREMPGVWGAGGSLKVTILQSSDSRAFSTVPLTPVPRPSDSVSSTPAATSTPSKQALQFFCYICKASCSSQQEFQDHMSEPQHQQRLGEIQHMSQACLLSLLPVPRDVLETEDEEPPPRRWCNTCQLYYMGDLIQHRRTQDHKIAKQSLRPFCTVCNRYFKTPRKFVEHVKSQGHKDKAKELKSLEKEIAGQDEDHFITVDAVGCFEGDEEEEEDDEDEEEIEVRSRDISREEWKGSETYSPNTAYGVDFLVPVMGYICRICHKFYHSNSGAQLSHCKSLGHFENLQKYKAAKNPSPTTRPVSRRCAINARNALTALFTSSGRPPSQPNTQDKTPSKVTARPSQPPLPRRSTRLKT, encoded by the exons ATGTACATCCGCCAACTGCGCGCCCCCTCCCACCGCAGCCCCGCGCGGGGCCCCAGGATCGCAGGACCGCGGCGGCCGCAGGGAG CCACCATGttcagccagcagcagcagcagcagctccagcaacagcagcagcagctccagcagttacagcagcagcagctccagcAGCAGCAATTGCAGCAGCAGCAGTTACTGCAGCTCCAGCAGCTGCTCCAGCAATCCCCACCACAGGCCCCGTTGCCCATGGCTGTCAGCCG GGGGCTCCCCCCGCAGCAGCCACAGCAGCCGCTTCTGAATCTCCAGGGCAccaactcagcctccctcctCAACGGCTCCATGCTGCAGAGAGCTTTGCTTTTACAGCAGTTGCAAG GACTGGACCAGTTTGCAATGCCACCAGCCACGTATGACACTGCCGGTCTCACCATGCCCACAGCAACACTGG GTAACCTCCGAGGCTACGGCATGGCATCCCCAGGCCTCGCAGCCCCCAGCCTGACAGCCCCCAGCCTCACACCCCCACAACTGGCCACTCCAAATTTGCAACAGTTCTTTCCCCAGGCCACTCGCCAGTCCTTGCTGGGACCTCCTCCTGTTGGGGTCCCCATGAACCCTTCCCAGTTCAACCTTTCAGGACGGAACCCCCAGAAACAGGCCCGGACCTCCTCCTCTACCACCCCCAATCGAAAG ACAATGCCTGTGGAAGACAAGTCAGACCCCCCAGAGGGGTCTGAGGAAGCCGCAGAGCCCCGGATGGACACACCAGAag ACCAAGATTTACCGCCCTGCCCAGAGGACATCGCCAAGGAAAAACGCACTCCAGCACCTGAGCCTGAGCCTTGTGAGGCGTCCGAGCTGCCAGCAAAGAGATTGAGGAG CTCAGAAGAGCCCACAGAGAAGGAACCTCCAGGGCAGTTACAGGTGAAGGCCCAGCCGCAGGCCCGGATGACAGTACCGAAACAGACACAGACACCAGACCTGCTGCCTGAGGCCCTGGAAGCCCAAGTGCTGCCACGATTCCAGCCACGGGTCCTGCAGGTCCAGGCCCAGGTGCAGTCACAGGCTCAGCCGCGGATACCACCCACAGACACCCAGGTGCAGCCAAAGCTGCAGAAGCAGGCGCAAACACAGACCTCTCCAGAGCACTTAGTGCTGCAACAGAAGCAGGTGCAGCCACAGCTgcagcaggaggcagagccaCAGAAGCAGGTGCAGCCACAG GTCCACACACAGGCACAGCCAAGCGTCCAGCCACAGGAGCATCCTCCAGCGCAGGTGTCAGTACAGCCACCAGAGCAGACCCATGAGCAGCCTCACACCCAGCCACAGGTGTCGTTGTTGGCTCCAGAGCAAACACCAGTTGTGGTTCCTGTCTGCGGGCTGGAGATGCCACCTGATGCAGTAGAAGCTGGTGGAG GCATGGAAAAGACCTTGCCGGAGCCTGTGGGCACCCAAGTCAGCATGGAAGAGATTCAGAATGAGTCGGCCTGTGGCCTAGATGTGGGAGAATGTGAAAACAGAGCGAGAGAGATGCCAGGG GTATGGGGCGCCGGGGGCTCCCTGAAGGTCACCATTCTGCAGAGCAGTGACAGCCGGGCCTTTAGCACTGTACCCCTGACACCTGTCCCCCGCCCCAGTGACTCCGTCTCCTCCACCCCTGCGGCTACCAGCACTCCCTCTAAGCAGGCCCTCCAGTTCTTCTGCTACATCTGCAAGGCCAGCTGCTCCAGCCAGCAG GAGTTCCAGGACCACATGTCGGAGCCTCAGCACCAGCAGCGGCTAGGGGAGATCCAGCACATGAGCCAAGcctgcctcctgtccctgctGCCCGTGCCCCGGGACGTCCTGGAGACAGAGGATGA GGAGCCTCCACCAAGGCGCTGGTGCAACACCTGCCAGCTCTACTACATGGGGGACCTGATCCAACACCGCAGGACACAGGACCACAAG ATTGCCAAACAATCCTTGCGACCCTTCTGCACCGTTTGCAACCGCTACTTCAAAACCCCTCGCAAGTTTGTGGAGCACGTGAAGTCCCAGGGGCATAAGGACAAAGCCAAGGAG CTGAAGTCGCTTGAGAAAGAGATTGCTGGCCAAGATGAGGACCACTTCATTACAGTGGACGCTGTGGGTTGCTTCGAGGgtgatgaagaagaggaagaggatgatgaggatgaagaagaGATCGAG GTGAGGTCCAGAGATATATCCAGAGAGGAGTGGAAGGGCTCGGAGACCTACAGCCCCAATACTGCATATG GTGTGGACTTCCTGGTGCCCGTGATGGGCTATATCTGCCGCATCTGCCACAAGTTCTATCACAGCAACTCAGGGGCACAGCTCTCCCACTGCAAGTCCCTGGGCCACTTTGAGAACCTGCAG AAATACAAGGCGGCCAAGAACCCCAGCCCCACCACCCGACCTGTGAGCCGCCGGTGCGCAATCAACGCCCGGAACGCTTTGACAGCCCTGTTCACCTCCAGCGGCCGCCCACCCTCCCAGCCCAACACCCAGGACAAAACACCCAGCAAGGTGACGGCTCGACCCTCCCAGCCCCCACTACCTCGGCGCTCAACCCGCCTCAAAACCTGA